The sequence below is a genomic window from Myxococcales bacterium.
ACCCTGCGCACGATCGCAAACGCCAGATCGAGAAGAGGATAAAATAAAACCAGAAATGGGGCCGCCCCCTGTGAAAATTTACCGGAGGCCTGCACGTTCTGGATCATTATCACTGAGAGGATAAAACTTATCAGCAAACTTCCACCATCGCCCAGAAACATCCCTGCCGGATACCAGTTGAACTTCAAAAATGCAGCGAGGCAGAAGATGAAGATAAACGCGAGCAACGCCACGAAATAAAGTTCCAGATAAAGCGCCATCGCCAGATTTGCAAAGGAAGCGATTAGGACTATTCCGGCAGCAAGCCCGTCCAGGCCATCTATTATATTTACTGCATTCATCACAATCACTATGACAAAGACGGTAATCAAATACGAGATCTGTCCGAACTCCACCAAGCCGAGGATCGGAAGATTTATATGATCAAGCTGGACTCCGCCCAGGAAGACGAGGCTCGCGATGAATAGCTGCGAGAAAAGTTTTTTTACCGGGCTTATATCGTAGATATCATCGAGCGTGCCTATGGAAAGGATAAAAAATGCACCAACTATAAATGAGAGAAACCAGCTAGGATATTCCATCGAGGAATTTAAGCGATGAAAAAAGACGTAGTTGACTATCACGCTGAATAAAAATCCTAGATAGATCGCCACACCGCCGAAGTACGGGACCGGTTCCTTATGGACTTTCCTGACCGACCTGGCAGGATCATCGACCCACCCGCGAGAAATGGCGAAGCGCCGCACAAAGGGGACCAGAAAAGAGGCGGTGACCGAATACGATATCGCCCCCAAGAGCAGCAAGCTAAGCACCAGTGCGGATGTATGGTTCATAATGTTTTACCGACCATCGAGTGAGGCTAAGGTTGCAGAAGCCAGAATCTAGAAACGAGAAGCTAGATTTCCGCGGCCGAGGTTTTTCTAGCTTCTAGCATCTCACATCCAGCCTCTGTTTTGTCGCCAGTCACCAGTTACGAGTCACGGTTTTTACTGGATCCCCGATTAAATCGTTCGGGGATGACAACCTTTCAGCGCGCTGTCATTCCCGCGGTACTAAGCCGCTGCTACCGCGGGGCAAACGGGAATCCTGTTCCGACCGCAACTTCAACCATGGACAATTGACCATCGACCAAAACCACCGATCGCAGCTGGTCTATGGTCCATTGTCAATAATCACGGGTTTTCCTGTCCCCGTTGCCAGTTACACTTTTCTTTTCCTCATCTCCGCCTTGAAGTTGTTTATATATTCAAGCGCGAAAGTAGCGAAGATCGCAAGAAAGAGACTAGCCATGAAGGTAACGACGCAGATCAACTTTCTCTTTGGCTTATATCTCTGTATAGGAACAACCGCATCATCTATCACCTGAAAGTTTATATCTTCCTTCGATTCCTCGATCATCGCCATCTCGTACTGCGTAGAGAGCAGCGCATTTATCTTGGCTATAACCTCGCGGCGCATCTCCAGGTACTGAAGATACACCTGCTGCGGGACGTTTTTAACCCGCATCTCCTTGAGCTTATTCTCTATCTCCGCGCGACGCTTATTCAGTTCATCCAAGTCCAGATCCAAGGCGCGCGCTCCCTCCTTCAGGCGCTCAATTTCAATATCCACATCGATGTTAGCATCTACGCTCGAAACCTTGTTCCTTCCGTAGAAATCGGCAATCGCCTTGCCAGCCTCCAGAAAGTCGCGCTTGTTTTTGCGAAGAAGCCCCTCGATAAAAATTCTATTTTTCTTCGAAACCGAAAAAGCCTTCTGATTTATTATCTCCTGCAATTCGGCAACTACGGCATTGGCCACCCTGGCGGAAAGCTCCGGATCTTTGAAGTCAGCGTTGATAGATATCGTAGAAATCTCTTTATTCTGCTCATAGATCACACTATCTCTGAATGCATCAACAGCACGCTCCATAGTGGGAATCTCTTCAGGATCCTCGCTTTTCCAGCTCTTTTTGTCCGCATCCCACTCATCCTCAAAGAATATCTGCATCAGCCCCTGCTTATTTATAACCGCATCGGCGAGGCTCCTGCTTTGAAGAATCGCCATCAGCTTCGCCTCAGGGCCGGCATTCATTCCGCCGATTCCGGCAAGAGCCGCAAGACCACCCAGGTCGCCGCCGAGGGCAGACATCATCCCGGATTTTTGCTGAAGCGGCATGATGACAGCCTGCGATCTAAAGATTTCAGGTAGAAGGAGGCTCACTATCACCGCCAGGACGCAGGCAACGCCGACTATTATGGCTATCATCTTCCGCCTCTTTTTCAGGACGATAAAAAGATCGACCAAGTCTATCTCATCGTCGTTGCCTCCGCGACCCATGGATTGATTTATATTCGATCCCATCATCTGCAACTCCTTTTTCCCCTTCTAGCTTCTGCTTTGCCGCCAGTCGCGGTTGTTGCTGGATCCCCGATAAAGTCATTCGAGGATGACGACCATCTCGTCACTCGGGGATGACACCATGAATGTCATTCCCGCATGATTTAAGCCGCCGCTACCGCGGGGCAGACGGGAATCCTGTTCCGACCGTTCACCGGTAACGAGTCACCAGTCACGGTTTTTCTACTTCCTCTGCAATGCAAGTATCGTAGCCGAGGCGGAGAGGCCGAAGCTCGCGATACTGACCATAAATGTAATCCATCCCGTCGGGCTCAGCCAGCGCTCCTTTACGGATATGCTGTCACCCGGATTTACAACCATCCCATCGACCCCTTTTCTAACCTTTCCATCGGGGGCAATGATCTTGATCTTACTGACCTTGCCTCTCTCCGAGACACCGCCTGCGAGGGAGAGGTACTGCGAAAGGTTATAGTGTGGGCTGAATGGATACGCCCCAGGAAATTTAACCCCGCCAAGAACGAAGACCCTATCTTCATATGATGGATAAAAAGGCTGCTCGCCGGGGAGACTCTCCACATTAAAATCGAATTCGTTTTGTGCCGTAATCACATTAGGAACAAATACCACATCGCCATTCAGGATATCGAAGGAGGAAAGGCTGACCGAATCGTTATTCACATCGATAACGTCCTTACTGCCATTCTTAAACCTTACGACCTTTATGGGGAGGGACATATCAACGCCAGCGGTGAAATCGCCAGCGAGCTCTATAAGCGCCTTCAGATTCCTCTCATTTTTAAGCTCATATATATTCGGTCTTCTAACCGATCCGGCGATCTGGACCACATCCTTCCTAAGCGGAATAAAGATAACGTCATTTTCCATCAGATAGGGGTTATTTTCGAGATTTCCGTAAAGCTCATATGAAAGAAGATCGATCGGAATAGATCGCCCATCCCGTTTGAGCTGTATGTGGCGAAGCGAACCGACAAAGGTGACATCCCCGGCCTGTTTGACGGCATCTGATAGCCTGGTGGATGCCGAGACCTGATATGTACCGGGCTCACCAACCTCACCAAGGACATGGATCTGATAGGCGGACATGCTCATGACGCCGCCAATCCCGGACCTCGAATAATCGGTCAAACCCTGTTGCGAAAGGCCGGATCTATCCCCCCCAAACCCGCCAGACTGGGAGGGGTCAGCTCCATCAGCCTGATAAGTTCGAAAGCTGGGCTTGGTAGCCGCACCCTGTTTAGCTCTGGTAGGAACCTGCGCATAGGCCGTTAAAGAGGTGAAAAATATAAAATTAAGAGCCATAAAGGCGCTGACGGATCTGAGATGTTTTCTCATATAACCCCCTGGAAACAAAGAATTTTTGCTGGTATACATGAGGAAATCTTCAAGTCAAGCAATTATATGTGATTGAAATTGAAGGGGAAATATCGAGACGAAGGCTGAGGTTGGGATTGAGGTTACAGAAGCCAGAATCTAAAGGCCAGCCATGAGTCACGGCTCTCACACTCCAACCCCGCAATATACAAACCCCCTCTCCTCCATCTCGGATCTCCGATATATGTTCCTGAAATCGAAGAAGTGATTTCCTTTCATGGATTTCTTTACGCGATCCAGGTCGAGGCTGCGAAACTGGTTCCATTCGGTAAGTATCATCACCGCATCGGCACCCTCGATCGCCGCATATTCATCCGAACAATAGGTGATATGTTCCTTCATATTTTCAAGGCGCCATTTCGCCTCGCCGATCGCCTTGGGATCGTAGGCGGAAAAATGCGCCCCGCGCGCCGCCAGATCGTTCATGATCGTGATGGCCGGACTCTCGCGCATATCGTCGGTATTAGGCTTGAAGGCCAAGCCCAAGACGGCGATCCTCTTTCCCTTAAGATCGCCCATCGTCGCGGCAACCTTTTCGGCCATGAGGCGCTTCTGTTTCTCGTTACTCTCGATGCTCTGCTCTACCAGATAGAGCCTTGCCTCGAGCTTCTTTCCGATATCTGCCAGCGCCTTCGTATCCTTCGGAAAGCAGCTCCCGCCGTATCCTGGGCCGGCATGGAGAAACTTCGGACTGATTCTGCCATCTTTCCCCATCGCCCTGGCGACATCCTGAACGTTTGCCCCCACCTTCTCGCAGAGATTGGCGATCTCATTTATAAATGTGATCTTCATCGCCAGAAAGGCGTTCGATGCGTATTTGATCATCTCAGCAGTTTCCAGATTCGTTTCAACGAATGGGGTTTCATTCAGATAGAGCACCCTGTACACATCCTTCATCATCGAGATCGCCCTCTCACTTTCAGCCCCCACAACCACGCGATCCGGATGCGTGAAGTCCTGCACCGCCGACCCCTCGCGCAGAAATTCCGGGTTACTAACGACATCGAACGGATGATCTACATTCCTGTTTTTCAACTCCTCGGAGATCCAGCCCTTCACCTTTTGCCCAGTCCCGATCGGCACCGTGCTCTTGTCGACTACGACCTTATAGCCGTTCATCGCGCGCGCGATCTCACGGGCAGCATCCTCGACATGTTTAAGATCCGCGCTTCCATCCTCGGCCGGAGGAGTTCCAACGGCTATAAAAACGATGTCACAGTTTTTAACCGCCTCGCGCGTATCGGTAGTAAACTTTATCCTTCCGTAATAGCGATTGCGTTCCACGATCGGAAGAAGCCCCGGCTCATAGATGGGAGTCTCACCGTTATTCAGCTTCTCGATCTTCTTTGGATCACTGTCAACACACACGACGTGATGCCCGAAGTCTGAAAGACAGACTCCAGTGACAAGGCCTACATACCCGGTTCCGATTACAGCGATGTTGGACATATTGAGCTCCTATGATAAATAAGTTAAACCAAACTTAGGGGAAATCGGCGTAAGGCGTAGGGCGTAAGGAAAAACAGCTGCCCTTCTAATTTAGTCTCTTAAACCAAAGTCTTTTGCAAAAAGACCCTCGTTTATTTTATGATAAATAAAAACGGCCAAGTCCTTTGAGCGTTGTCACACTTTCAATTCCTGATATTTACCCATAAAAACACCCTATCAAAATCTTGCCACTACCCTAAAAAGCCTTACGCCTTTCACAGCCTTCCATCCACAACATCTCTCGGCAAAAAGCCTCTTACATCGAAGACATAAGCGGAGTCGCTCTTAAACGATGAGATGTCGTATTTTTTAAATTCTGAATGTCCCACGGCTAGGACGATTGCATCGTATTTTGTATCTGGAAGTTTACTGGTAAGCTCTATGCCATATTCGCGATACACATCTTTTGCATCCACCAACGGGTCATGAACATCGACAGTACATCCAAAATCCTTCAACCCATTGATCACATCTACCACCTTTGAATTTCTAATGTCAGGACAGTTTTCCTTAAATGTAATACCTAGAACAAGAATTCGCGATGAAGGGACTTTATGTCCTTTGTGGATCATTCCCTTCACAACCTGTTCTGCCACATGAGCGCCCATGTTGTCGTTAAGGCGTCGCCCCGCTAGGATGATTTCAGGATTATGCCCAAGCTCCTGCGCCTTATGTGTAAGATAGTAAGGATCAACACCTATGCAGTGACCTCCCACAAGCCCAGGCCGGAAATTTAAGAAATTCCATTTGCTCCCAGCTGCGTCTAAAACCTCGTGCGTGTCTATTCCGACCTTTCTGAATATCTGAGAAAGTTCATTCACAAACGCTATATTTATATCGCGCTGCGTATTTTCTATAACCTTGGCAGCCTCGGCAACCTTTATAGATGATGCCTTAAAAGTGCCAGCGACGATGATTGAGCGATACAACTCATCGACAATATCAGCGGTCTCCGCAGTGCTTCCGCTGGTCACTTTTTTAATTTTTGTGACAGTATGTTCCTTGTCGCCTGGGTTTATCCTCTCCGGGCTATAACCGCAGAAAAAATCCTTATTGAACTTGAGACCGCTCTCTCTTTCCAAAACGGGAACGCATTCCTCTTCTGTACATCCGGGATAGACGGTTGACTCATATACTACAATATCACCAGATTTCAGATATTTTCCAACCGTGCGCGTAGCGCTTATTATCGGGGTGAGATCAGGCCTGTTGTGTTTGTCGACGGGAGTTGGAACCGTAATGATGTAAAAATTTCCATCCTTTATGCCATCGGCCTCGCAGGTAAGTTTCAGTCTCGTTGCAGACTTCAACTGATCCGCAGTTGTCTCCCTAGTACTATCGTGAAATCTGGAGAGCTCATCCACCCTGTTTTTTGAGATATCAAAACCTATGGTTTTATATTTTTTCCCAAATTCAACGGCCAAAGGAAGCCCGACATAACCGAGGCCTATTACAACGATTGTTTTGTTTGAAAGATCAGACATTTTAACCGTTATTTTCTATATTTAATAAAACCATAATACGCATAGTGAATAAAATAATAAATTGATTTGACAAGTGAAATGTGTTCAACGTCCCTATAAGTTCGCCACTGATAGATTGATGCTTTTACTTTATTTCTAGAAACAGATTGTTTTCTTATTCTATAGATAGCAAGAGGTTTCTTTATCCCATAAGCAAAAACAGTTTGTTTCAGTATTTTAAGCCATAATCCATAATCTTGTCTCTTAATAATATTCGGCATTAACAATTTACCTATTCGACTAGTGTCATACACCGCAGTTAAACAGGAAATTGGATTGGTTTTAAGAATATCCTTATAAGAAACTTTTTCAGGAACAATAAAATCTGAAAGTAATGGGTTCAGATTTTCATCGCACCTATGATAAGATGCAAAGCAAAACTCTATATTTTTCTCTAACATTAAATCTAATGAGGTTATAAGAAACTCTGGCTTCCATAAGTCGTCGCTATCCAAAAAGGAAATAAAACGACCATTTGCTTTTTCAATTGCAAAATTTCTAGCAACAGCTGGGCCCGAATTTTTATCCAACTTATAAACTTTAATTCTTGAATCATTCTTTGCATATTCTAAAGCTAGCTCACAGGAACCATCGGTTGAACAATCGTCTACGATAATGAGTTGCCAATTTTTATAAGACTGGCCTAAAACTGATTGGATAGACTCAGCTAAATAACGGAAGGAATTATACACTGGCATTATTATAGAAACCAACATAATTAATTCACACCCTTCAAACGTGTCCACTCATTAAGATATGATGCCATATTCATATTCACATCGAAATATCGTGTTACGTAATCTCTGGCATTCGAAATAATTTTATACATAACCTCTGGATCATGCATTAATAGATCAAGTTTATTGACAGCTAAATTTATGTCGGCCTTAGGACAAAGAATCCCAGTAAAGTTATCTATAACTAATTCGTCATTGCCAGGTATATCGGTTGCAATACATAAACAACCGCAAGCCATTGCTTCTTTCAAAACATTAGGCAACCTGTCGGACTCATATCTTGAAAATAAAGCAAAGAATTGTGATTCTGACATTAGATTAAGCAAATCATTATGTGGGATATGCCCTAAAAAGAAGACTCTTGAATCAACCCCTAAATCCTTAGCAATCCTTTCTAATCTTGACCTGTCAGGACCATCCCCTGCAATACTCAGTCTAGCATTCCTATTTCTAGAACAAAATTTACTAAAAAAAACTATAAGGTCGTCGAACCCTTTTTCTTTAATCAACCTTCCGGCACTCAGAAATGAGTCTGGTCTTTTTTGTTTATAAAAATCAATCAAATCAAAGTTGATGCCTCTATAAATTACTTTAATATTTTTGTTCGGTTCGGCTATTCTGTTTACTTCAGCTAAGTTACATTTTGTATGAGTAAAAACAACTGAGGCATTTTTGGCAACATACTTACTTATACCCATTTTTCTGTTAAGATCATAAGCGCCCAAAAAAATTGAAACAATAGGTTTATAATGAAGCTGATTTAAGGCAAACCAACCAACAAGAGAAGGCATATGTCCCCAAAACAAGTGAACCACATCAGGTTTCTTTTTTTCAAGTTCCTTCCAAATAACAAAAACTCTAGGAGAAAGAAAAAATGCCTTTATTAAATTTGATGGTCTAGAAGACTCACAACGGATTAACCACACAATATATTTAATAAAGACAGAGGAATTGCATAAAATCAATAAAATACCTAATAGAAAGTTGGAATATGAATAGTGTGAGATTTTAATCGTTGATATTCCTCGTTGTGAGATTAGCTTATCATATAGACGATGCTTTCCTCTTAAAGCATATACGCTAACATCGGAATTCTGTCTGAGCAAGGCTTTAACATCCTCGCACGCAAAAGTTTCACTTGGAGCCGGAAATTGCATCAAGATATAGGAAACGTTCAAGACATATCTCCTTTTGAAATCAACACTTCGGATTTAAGGCTTAAACCCACCATCATATAATAAAAAAATGAAAGTCTAATTTGTTCTGTAAAATTATTACCTATTGATGAAAAAGGTATTGTTATAAACCAAATAAATAAAGCCGAGAAAAAAGGAAAATATTCACTGCTAACGGAAACTTTACATATTATTTTATAACAAGCTCGAATAACTAAAAATAATGGCAACAAAAAAACTGTTATAAAACCTACAACGCCATATCTAAAAAAATAGTAAGTATAAACAGATTCAACAAATTCCATCACATCCTTTGCCGGACCGTTTCCAAACAATAAGATCATTGGATTATTAACAGCATATTTAACAGCTAACATAAATTGCTCTTTTCTAATCGAACCAGATCTAATTTCTTCACCAGCCAAAAACCGCTCATACGCCAAGACCAAATAGGAGAAATTGTCCCGAATAAGCATATATAACAGATAGATAAGTATAATTGACAACAAGGAACAGAATGTTAACCAAGGTAAGGATTTATGAAGTTTAAAGTTACGTAGCAAACGTAGATTCACAAAAAAAGAAAATAATGGAGCAACTATAATTAAACCAACAGCAAAACCAGCAAAAACCGACCTCGATTGAGAAGCTAATATGAGCAAAAAAGGAATAATAAAAAACAATAAATATCTCCTCTTGACATACAAACCTTTCATTAAAAAATAGAAGGCATAAAATGTAGAAATAAAGGCAAAGTCATAAGGGTTAACAAAGGGAGCAGCAATTCTCTTAGATTCTAAATTAGCCGATTTTGTATAAAGACCTAATATGGTTGTATCAAGTTTAAAAAAACCAAAAATTGCAAAAACTATCAAACAAATAAGCACACCCCACAAAAACTTATCTAATTTATTTAACTGTGATATATCTTGCAAAGCATCATAGGAAACCAAAAATACACAAGCATATAAAACCGGCCGATGAATTTCGAAAAAATCTCTGAAAATAATATTTACACCGGAAAAAAAAGAACCCATGACGGTAGATAATAAAATTAACACTGCATATGAAAATAGTATAAAAACAACAATTTGTGCACACCTACTCAATTCATATTTAATTTTTCCTTGAATAACTATAAATGAAACAAGGAAAAAAATAAGCAATCCATTGAGTAATATAGCACCCTTTGAGTCAAAAATACTGTGAAACGTCGGAAAAAATAACGCAAAAATAAGCAGGTATAATATAAAGTCAAAGTTTTGCATTTTAACTAACATTACTAATAAGTTCCTCATATGCAGACACAACATTTTGCAAAGAGAACCTTATAGCAGTATCAATAATACTACCACGTTCCCATTTTCTATCTAATGTTAGCCTTATTTTATATAACAAGTCACCAGCATCCTCATACTTGACTAAATAACCGTTCACGGTATTTTGAATTATCTCCCTAGGACCATAATCACAATCAAAGGCTACCACCGGAGTACCCAATGCTATGGAGTCCAGTATAGTGTTAGGGAAACCTTCATGCAAAGAAGTAAGTAACGTCATTCTCGCATCAACATAATATTTAAAAGGCTTTTCTCGAAAACCTTCGAAATCTACACGTTCAAAAACACCAAGCTTCTGTGCAAGTTTTTTCAGTTCACTTTCCAAA
It includes:
- a CDS encoding undecaprenyl/decaprenyl-phosphate alpha-N-acetylglucosaminyl 1-phosphate transferase; translation: MNHTSALVLSLLLLGAISYSVTASFLVPFVRRFAISRGWVDDPARSVRKVHKEPVPYFGGVAIYLGFLFSVIVNYVFFHRLNSSMEYPSWFLSFIVGAFFILSIGTLDDIYDISPVKKLFSQLFIASLVFLGGVQLDHINLPILGLVEFGQISYLITVFVIVIVMNAVNIIDGLDGLAAGIVLIASFANLAMALYLELYFVALLAFIFIFCLAAFLKFNWYPAGMFLGDGGSLLISFILSVIMIQNVQASGKFSQGAAPFLVLFYPLLDLAFAIVRRVIKGKPMMSADNAHLHHFLMRNGFGHDGCVKIIMFFTGIMLIAALLFIFHLFIPGLLLLLLILAGLTAFFIYTGYFKPVLLNRYLQNRSRFKALHAYKNFLLIKVRHAESKDDLWSMMSGMAVEFSLPAISWFGNGNSERKIGEFSVPSLQIKSEKLVNSGTRFEYYIRQDFDDYIKAEIESFVKMVITAVDKRYGYLKKMGGV
- a CDS encoding UDP-glucose/GDP-mannose dehydrogenase family protein; translation: MSNIAVIGTGYVGLVTGVCLSDFGHHVVCVDSDPKKIEKLNNGETPIYEPGLLPIVERNRYYGRIKFTTDTREAVKNCDIVFIAVGTPPAEDGSADLKHVEDAAREIARAMNGYKVVVDKSTVPIGTGQKVKGWISEELKNRNVDHPFDVVSNPEFLREGSAVQDFTHPDRVVVGAESERAISMMKDVYRVLYLNETPFVETNLETAEMIKYASNAFLAMKITFINEIANLCEKVGANVQDVARAMGKDGRISPKFLHAGPGYGGSCFPKDTKALADIGKKLEARLYLVEQSIESNEKQKRLMAEKVAATMGDLKGKRIAVLGLAFKPNTDDMRESPAITIMNDLAARGAHFSAYDPKAIGEAKWRLENMKEHITYCSDEYAAIEGADAVMILTEWNQFRSLDLDRVKKSMKGNHFFDFRNIYRRSEMEERGFVYCGVGV
- the tviB gene encoding Vi polysaccharide biosynthesis UDP-N-acetylglucosamine C-6 dehydrogenase TviB — encoded protein: MSDLSNKTIVVIGLGYVGLPLAVEFGKKYKTIGFDISKNRVDELSRFHDSTRETTADQLKSATRLKLTCEADGIKDGNFYIITVPTPVDKHNRPDLTPIISATRTVGKYLKSGDIVVYESTVYPGCTEEECVPVLERESGLKFNKDFFCGYSPERINPGDKEHTVTKIKKVTSGSTAETADIVDELYRSIIVAGTFKASSIKVAEAAKVIENTQRDINIAFVNELSQIFRKVGIDTHEVLDAAGSKWNFLNFRPGLVGGHCIGVDPYYLTHKAQELGHNPEIILAGRRLNDNMGAHVAEQVVKGMIHKGHKVPSSRILVLGITFKENCPDIRNSKVVDVINGLKDFGCTVDVHDPLVDAKDVYREYGIELTSKLPDTKYDAIVLAVGHSEFKKYDISSFKSDSAYVFDVRGFLPRDVVDGRL
- a CDS encoding glycosyltransferase family 2 protein encodes the protein MLVSIIMPVYNSFRYLAESIQSVLGQSYKNWQLIIVDDCSTDGSCELALEYAKNDSRIKVYKLDKNSGPAVARNFAIEKANGRFISFLDSDDLWKPEFLITSLDLMLEKNIEFCFASYHRCDENLNPLLSDFIVPEKVSYKDILKTNPISCLTAVYDTSRIGKLLMPNIIKRQDYGLWLKILKQTVFAYGIKKPLAIYRIRKQSVSRNKVKASIYQWRTYRDVEHISLVKSIYYFIHYAYYGFIKYRK
- a CDS encoding glycosyltransferase family 4 protein; this encodes MNVSYILMQFPAPSETFACEDVKALLRQNSDVSVYALRGKHRLYDKLISQRGISTIKISHYSYSNFLLGILLILCNSSVFIKYIVWLIRCESSRPSNLIKAFFLSPRVFVIWKELEKKKPDVVHLFWGHMPSLVGWFALNQLHYKPIVSIFLGAYDLNRKMGISKYVAKNASVVFTHTKCNLAEVNRIAEPNKNIKVIYRGINFDLIDFYKQKRPDSFLSAGRLIKEKGFDDLIVFFSKFCSRNRNARLSIAGDGPDRSRLERIAKDLGVDSRVFFLGHIPHNDLLNLMSESQFFALFSRYESDRLPNVLKEAMACGCLCIATDIPGNDELVIDNFTGILCPKADINLAVNKLDLLMHDPEVMYKIISNARDYVTRYFDVNMNMASYLNEWTRLKGVN